The DNA sequence tgcttttttttttttctcccccttaggTTGGGGCAGATGGGCTGATGCGTCTCAGTGGCAGTGCTCTGAATAATGAATTCTTCACCCATGCCGCTCAAAGCTGGAGAGAGCGATTAGCTGATGGTGAGTAGATTTGCTTTCCTAGGTGGTTGGAGAGTTGAGTTCTCATTTTTTTtataggcttttttgtttttctcctacagTTAATGAATGTGAATGTAATCCAGCTTTGCAGTATCTCTGGATATGTTGCCCCCTTCTCaccttttaaaattaaagatgTGTTCTTCTTAGGTGCCATGGGGTCTTCAGAACAAAGTGGCAGAGGTGTAAAGGAATACTAGACTTATCTTTCTTTAAATGGTGGCCTCTGTCTGGTAAAATACAATATTCAGACTTGCTTGAGGTTGTGTGACTATTACCCTTAAGTGGTTGCAGGGAACATATGGATCCATACTAGGATGGAAAGCAGAGCGGTAACATAAAATCTGTCCTTTGTATGTATAGCTTAGCTACTAtaatatgtatattaaaaaaaaaaaattttgcatttgcaaaattgGCTTTGTTTGGAACCGAACTTCAGTCTCTGGCTTCCCTGTAGGTGAATTCACGCATGAGATGCAAGTTCGAATTcgacaggaaatggaaaaggaaaagagagtggAGCAATGGAAAGAAAAGTTCTTTGAGGACTACTATGGACAAAAGTAAGTAATTTCACCTCATCGTTCCTGTTTTATCCAAGGCAGGTGTTGGAGTATCTTTCTGCTTTCTGAGAGCTGAGAAGAAGCAGCATCAACTCCTTGGAAAAACATCAGTTGTGGAATGAAGCATTCAGACTGTGGCTGCAGGGAAATCCTTACATGAAATTGGCTGGTTCACAGTAGGATTTTACAACCCAtctattctttttgttttcaagaCAAGTTAATATTATTAGTTTTCCATAACAAATCTTtacattttctaattttcttcGTTCCCTGTGACAGTAATGCAGGATAGCAAATATATAGGCTATCTCTTTGCAGACTGATTTAACGAGGTTTTGATGAGCGTCTGCTTTGTAATCTGTGTGTTACTATGTATAGCTGTGATAGTACAGCTATAAATAATAGATGATATGCTTCCATTAGGGTGGACTTCACCTTTTAACTAGTTTTATGTTTGCCCCATAGGTTGGGCTTGACCCAAGAAGAATCCCAGGAGCAGAATTTGGTGCAAGAAGATGCTGAGAACAGGACAGGATTGTCTGTTCAAGGAGAAGCAAGACTACAGCGTGGTCCTTCTACACGGCAGAGAGATGGGCACTTCAAGAAACGTTCCAGGGCAGATCTGCGATGCAGAGCCAGGAGGAGCCTGTATAAAACACGTGAACCTGAGCAAACGGAGGCTGACAAAGAGACTGTTTCTGTGCTACCAGATTCTTCGTTTCATAAAGAGACAAAGCCTGAGAGAGATCTAAAGAAAGATGATCTAACAAGTGCTTCTGCTACAGTACTGAAGCCAGAGAGTTCAGAATTGCTTCTCTCTCCAGAGACTTCCAAATTACACAGTAAATCGGAAGATCTGTCATTGGTAACGGCAAACAGAATTCCCAGTTTGCCCCAGGAGAACTTAGCTCGGGAGTCAAAGGACCAGAAGAGGAAATGCTTTGAGGAGGCTGCCTCTGCCTCCTTCCCCGAAAAGAAGCCGCGGCTTGAAGATCGTCAGTCCTTTCGTAACACAATTGAAAGTGTTCACCCAGAAAAGCCACAGCCTACTAAAGAGGAGCCAAAAGTCCCACCCATCCGGGTAGGAAAGAAAATTATACTTGTTCATTATCTGAAGTCTGTCATGCTCAGTAGCatcaaaacaatattaaaatgtcAGGGGTCGTCATCTTCATGGAAGTGAAAGAGTTTCGTTGATAGAGCTGGCTAGGTTACTCTAATTACTACTGTTTGCTATCTTATTTAGGCAGGCaaagaaaggaatggaaaaatcATTCCAAGGTCTTTGCACAAGAGCATGGGGTAACCTTGACTTTGTTAGTTTGCATTTCTGTGGATACAGAAATCGCTTTTGGAACTAGCTGACTTTTTGCAAGAGAGACTTTCAAATCATGTACTTCAGTCTGTCTAGTTTCCCCAGTTTCTATTTGCTGGGGTAGAATCTTAGTGTTCCTTCTGACTTTTCCCTTTTTGACTAGTGGCATCCATCTTGTTAGCTTCACGGTATTCATCTTGATGTATAGGAGACCATTTTGATTTCTGAAGATCTGAATGCAAACCACCCATTTCATATTTGTCTGCTGGCTTTGGTAAAACAGCGTTAATATTAAGTGAGTTTTATGTGCTGCATGATAGAGCAGGTAAACAGAGGTTACGGGGATCGTGCTACCTTTTTATGCTAAAATTTGTCTTTTAGTAGGAATGTTAACCTTTTTATTGAATTCTTATGATAAGGATTACGATGAACAGATATTAATAAAATGGTGAAGTGTTGGaactaaatgtttttctttctttcagattcAACTTTCACGTATTAAACCACCCTGGGTGGTTAAAGGTCAGCCAGCTTACCAGATATGCCCCAGGATCATCCCCAACACGGAGCCCTCCAGCCGGGGCAGGACCGGGGCCAGAACACTTGCAGACATTAAAGCCCGTGCTTTGCAAGCCCGAGCCCAGCGAGAAGCTGCTACAGCCGCCATTGGAGGTGGGGGTGGCCCAGGCGGAGGGAGAAGCACTGACAAAGGAGGTGGTGGAGGAGAATCCAGTAGCCATACAGAGCACAGGAGATCAAAGAGAACTCATGGAAAGTGTTCGTCAGATCTACAACGAACACAATTATTGTCGTCTCTCCATCTAAATGGAGAAAAGGCTAACTCTGAGGTGGCTGCGCAGGTGGCTAACATAAATTCCTTCAACTCTTCAAGACAGGATCCCTTTTCCTCAAAGAGTGAGGGAAGCAGCGTTCTGGAATGCACTGCAGACAGTAGCTCAGGGGAAGCTCAACTCGGTGACGGTTCACCTAGAAGGCAGGTCTGTGATGCTTTGACTGGGTCATCCTTTGACAGTCCAACTTCTGAGAGGCAGGAGGAGAGCCCTGAGCAGCTCCTCTGTGACGTAAGGACCAAAACCCCCCCTTGCATTGCATCACAGGACAGGCAAAGTACAAAGCTGAAATGTGTGGTTCCTCCAGTAAATGGTCTGTCTTGTTCTCAGGTACAGGGAACTGTGATCAGTCCTATGGGAGATAGCCGGATTGTGTCAGGACTGAAAGATGTTAGTTCTCCCATAGTACAGTTGAATTATCATTCCGATGTGAAGAAAAATTCCTCCAGTTGTCCCAGTCTTCTGCCAGAATTGTCATCAGATGGTAAAGAATGCCATGAGCCAAAAATGATACCTAGATTTAGATTTAATGGCTCTGAAACATTTATGGAAAAACGTATCACTGGTAGTGATAACTCAAAAGCAATGACTACTGGAATGGAGAAAGTGGTTCCTGCACTGTGTAACTTTGCACACCTGCAGGCAGAGAAAGAGAATGACAGTAaactaaataatgaaaaacagaacACAGAGTCTCTGGTGAAACCCTTTTTACATGATGATTTCACTTCTCAGAATAGGATAGATGCTTCTGAAAAAGTCCCACAACTGAGGGAGAGGCAACCCAGAACGGAACCAGAAAATGCATGTCAGCTGTTGAGAGAGACTCAAGAGTTCAAGACAAGTGGAGATGATGAAATACAGAGTACGCACAGTGAAACAACAGATACCGCTTCAGATTTTGAAGCTGATGTAGCTGATGAGAATATAGAGATGGATATATGTTTCAGAAATGTCAATTcgagggaggcagctgggaaaGATTCCTCCTGTCAAAGCAATGCTAAGAGATGTGATAGATCTAAATTGTCTGTGGAAACAGATAGTCTTGCCTATGTTGTGGATTTCCCCTCAGTCACAGTGATGAGCAGCCTACCTCTGCCTCAGAGATGGGGGCCACGTGCACCATTGCCCCAGAAACCTGAGAGGCGGCATGTGCCATCAGGTTCTGCTCGGCCCATATCCTCTGTTGAAACCAACAACCCGTTGGTGATGCAGTTGCTTAAGGGGAACCTTCCACTGGAAGAAGTTCTCCCAGTATCTCATTCCAGCATCAAGCTGGAAATCACAGAGCCGCCTCTGGAGAAGCAGTCGGAAAGCCTCTCCTTGCAAACAGAGAGAGGTAGCAGTGGCTATTTTGGCAACGAATCTTCTCAAGATGTAGAAATAAAGACAAGTGCCCTAAGCAGGAGTGAAGACTTGCACTCTACGAGACCTTTTATAGATCCCCAGGAAAAGCAGTGCAGATCAGGGGCAGCACTGCCTAGAGCAGAGGGTATGGAGAATCCATCTATTCCAGAAAAGCATTCCAAAGTTGGTTCAACTTTAAGCTGTCAAGATCAACGGGCAAATGTGGCAAGTGCCTCTCAGAAGCCTGAAGACATGGGCCCTAGGGAAAGAACACTTTCTTCTTGTAGCTTTGAAGAGCAAAAGGAGTTGTCAAAGGTCCATCGGGTGCCAGAGCACAACCCCTTAACAAGTGTCATCACAAGTAAAAGTCCAGAGAAGGTGAATCCATCTATAGGGCCTAGGTTTTTATCTCCAAATGTAATTTCTTTTGGACCAAATCAGACAGGGGGCACCTCAGTCAATAAAAATTATGCTGGAGTTCAAGGCAAAAAACTTTTTGGTTCTGGTTTTCCTTGCAACCCCAGTGTTAGACTACATCACTCAAGGGCTTCGGATCAAGTTTCAACCATGGGAACCTTGTCCCCCAGCAAACAGATTCCTCTGAACAAGAGCTGTGCATCTGGAGAAGGAATGCCAGCTGTAAGGGAAGAATGGACTTCAAAGCAGCACACAAACACCCTgggagaaataaaaaatgagaatgTGTTGGCGTGTGGCAACCCAGCCAAGAATAATGTAGAGAACCGGAAGGATGCAGCACAAAACCCTGTGGAGCTAACTGAGCATTTGCAAAGTGTTCCACTGGTTATGGACTTGCcatttttcaagttttcaagAGAATCTGGAAAAGGACACAATCATCCTTTGGAGCCTTCTTCCATACCCTCTCGGCTCAATATCAAGCAAGCATTTTATGGGAAGCTTTCTAAGCTGCAGCTTAATTCCACCAGCTTTAATTATTCATCCAACACTCCAGCTTTTCCCAGAAGTCTTGCTGGAAGCATGATGCAGCTAACCCACAAAGCGAACTTTGCTGCAAACCATAATACATCCCTTTCTGTGCAGATGTTTGCCGATAGCAGCAGTGTTGAAGAAATATCGTTCAAGTGTTCGTGCAGCCTTAAAGCCATGATCATGTGTAAAGGCTGTGGGGCATTCTGTCACGATGACTGTATAGGGCCCTCTAAGCTTTGTGTATTGTGCCTTGTGGTGAGATAATAAATTATGGCCATGGGACAAATTGTATATTCAGTGTGTGTATTTTGATAATGACTGTTCCTAAAACCTGTACACAAAATACTCTGTTTATAGTAGAAATGCTATTACACTTTGTTTTGGTGAGGAAAGTTGACTTGCCTTCCCACTAAAATCTACAGTGCAAAACCCTTTCTTGCTCACAATTACACTCCAATATCTGTGGGTTGTGCCCCACTGGAGCAATCCTTCTGCTTAATGCTATCATGGAAATACTGATTGTGCTCTGGTACACATGCTGAGGCTAACACCTGATTGAGAGGCAGTTTGCTGTGGCAATCCTTGGACCCTCTGTAGAGGAAATCTTTACATCCAAAGGAACTGGAACAGGGTGTTTTCTATTTAAGGGCTGAGCTAAGTTAGGCCCTACAGTCTTCCACTCTCCCCTTCTGCCATCTCCATTCTTGGTTTGTGCGGAAAGTACCACTGTACAGTAAGTGTAAACAAAAAGCTGTTCTGCAGGTGACGGTTCTGCGCAGTCTTTGAATGCTACAGCAGAGCACAGGAACCAGTAAAGCACGCTGCAGGTGGCTGTAGAGCCATATACAGTTAACCATATCCTGGATGGAGCCAATTCAGAGGACGCAAGAAGCAAAAGGTGGTAGCTGCCAGCTGAATGCCTTCCGCTGGTCTGGAGGAAGATGCGTGGCCCGTGGAACTGTGTGCCTGGCTGAACTCTTGGACCAGCTGATGTGACTGCCTCTTTTGGCCAACTGTTGCTACGAATTAGTGTGAAAAGTCAAAGGTTCCTAGAAGCTCATTTATGTGGCCAGCGATCTCCATGTTGCAGCCCTACAATGAGGACCTTAACGTGACAGCATCTGACCACTTGCAAGTGTCTAGCTGTTCATCTGTGTGATGATCATCTAACATTTAAAGcagtgttctttccttttttttttttttaaatcttttcattCTTGGATGTATAAAGTGAATTATTTGGCTCCTGTAAGTATCCTCTATGCATCTGTTTGATCATGTATTTATATGTTGTACACAGTACTGGCCAACTCTGTAAATGGATGTAATGTACATAGAACATgaagggttctttttttttttttcttgatttttcagGCTCTACAGCAGTATTGCATTAAAATGGTGTTAGTTATTAATCTGCATCTGTAGTCAGAGCCACTGTATTGTCTTGCCTAATGTGAGGCTCAACATGCAAAGGTGTCTCTTGGTTCTGACGGCCTCCCTCTCTGCCCAGCTGTCCGTGCTGTGTTGTGCAGGTAGACTGTGATGTGCAAACTCAAGGATGACCTGCTGGGATTGACCAAGTTGAGTGTACTTTACTGTTCACTCCTCTAAGCTGTTTCTCTGTGGTAGTTGCCGGTTGTTGCTGTAACAGTGTCTCCTAGAGCATTGTTACAGCTATATTGCAAAAAGGTGAACATCCTTGTGCATCCATGGGTTGACTGAGAGCAAAAACATGATTCTTCCTCTCCGGAGCAATTACCTCTCGAGAGTGAATTGCTTCAACGGGGGCAGAAGGCAGCCTGCTGTTTTATTGAAGCAGACAGTAGCAAGGAttgttgttttttactttttttcctgcctgtccCTTTTCTAGCTCTATCCTACCTCCCTTAACCATGcactttttttaatcatagatcTCCCGGTTTGAGGTGCAGTCCTGAGGGATGCGACAAGTTTAGTCTCTGAAATGGTCTATCCTTAATGCATTTGACAGCCTTATATTGCAGACATGAGAGATGGGAACCAATGcgtgtgtgcacacgcacactGGGATGAACTGAACTGCAGTATTAGTGAAGTCTGAGCGGAGGTGTGAAAACCTGCTTACCAAAGATAGGGAGCAGAGCTGGCGTagtctggctctgtctccttTGGGGCCACTGTAGTGTACAGTTTGAAGCCGGTCTGGTTTGCAGAGCCCTCCAGAGGGGGTCTGCTCATGTATGTCCCTTGTGGTATTGGAAAAATAAACACTCTGTAAAACCTCCATTTGTGGTTTCAATCCTCATTTTCTGAAATCATCCTCTGTGCTTTTTAaggcaatgttttttttctttcttttttaactggcAGGAGTGTTCCAGAGCTTTTCAGCTCAGATGATTAGAAAAGGGGCTTGCATTGTCGTCTGAACTTCATTAAATCATTTTTTATGCACTTGCAGATAATTGAAGACAGTGCGCCTACTGCAGTCATTTTGTGTGGCTCATGGGAAATAGATACTCTTAAACTCAGAAAGAAGCAGTTTGGGTATGGGACTCTGCTGGAGCGAAGTTTGCTGTTGTACAAGCCCTTCCGCAGTAACGGTGATTCAGGATACCTGCCTCGCTGTGGGTAATGCGCTATAGACAGGAGTGCTGAGAGCGCCCAGAGTGTTACCAGGCATATCTTTTGTTTCTGCTATTATACGGCTTTTTATGTTACTGTCTTACTAAATTGTTGGATAAGTGgatctgaaaatgttttcaaaagaatGTAACAACTTGATACCAATTAttggtttttttcttaaaactaccTGTAGGCCTAGATTATTGatatgttctctctctctctgtctctctctcttttctaggTAGTAAGCATTTTTGAAATGAATAACATGAATTATTACGTTACGTGTCTCAGTTCTGGTCTCATTGCATGGATCTTCCCCAAGGCAGCTGGTGATCTCATGAATTGGGCAGTAGGACTCTTGGGGTGTCTAGATGCGTACCGTGATGCGTTATATAACTTCCTTACGTTCTCCAGTGCTATGGTTAATAGCAATCCAGTATTACAAACCAGCAGTAATGCTGCCCTGTTCTTTTAATGCCTGTATGTCACTAATTCcagtgtgtttgtgtgcagtagTGAAGCCTAGGTTCTTTGGTCTGCttgctttaaaatatacatatatatatagagagagagagcaataagaagaaaaaagggagcaaAAGCTGAGTATTGCTGCATTTGAGTACAAAGGAAAGTTCTTTTCCAAGCATGGGAGAAGGTTTATGGTTTAAAACTCTGAATTGGTCTCATGTTAGAAGTCAAGATTTATTTATATGTAAACATCAGTCCTGGCTGCAGCTTCCAGTAGCGGCAATTGAACTCGTCAGAAACCTTTTGACCTCGGGTGTCTTCTGAACTTTGGTAACGTGCTGTTTATGAAAGTCGAGCGCGTGTGCTAACAACGGGCCGGCCGTGGGCCGGAGCAGGGGCTGTTGGCGCCAgctttttaggaagaaaaaatgcttttgcgTTTTTGTAGTTCACTGGTGTTCTCCTGAGTCTAGGTGATTTTGTCTACAAAAACAGGTGTGGTTAAAGATGTCCAGGTAATTTAAatatgctaaaaataaataatgcaaaaaataaatagaCTTTACTTAAGTAGGATTTAAAATAGCTAAATAGCTAAAGTCAATAGTTTTCTATTTTATTGGTGTGGTGAATGATGGTGTCAGGATTAATTATCTCTAGAAGACAGGAGCTTGGAGGTTTCAAAAGTAAAACCATGTTACTGTCAGAATTTCGCGCAGAACATAAACAGCTTTTTCCCTGTGATATTTATCTGGTaaataacagatttttctctctcagaaagaccatctcctgcctgctgtttgcACCCGGCTTTGGAGCGCTGCGGAGCGTCACGGCGCAGCAGCGGAAGGGGCCGTGGACAGCCGGGACGTTTTCAAGTCGACCCGACGAACCTGCAGCGCGGAGCCGCTGGGAAGGGCAGGTATTTCCGCGGGTACTGGAAGCGCTCGCGTGCCTGCGCGGCAGGCGGCTGCTGACCGCTGCGGCCTGTGGCGAGGTCTCCCTCGGTCCACTCGCAATTTGGGAGCAAACCTCATGCAGAGATTTAACGTTACTAAAACTTAACTGTGTTATGAAAACACGCTATAACGTGCTTTACCTGGGTATGCTATGAAATCTTAATGTTATCTCTGTGCACGCACACAGGTGCGCGTATATTCGCCGTAACTATTCTACAAGGTACGTTTTAGGATGTCCTGTCCCGGTTGACTATTTACTAGCCCAAATGTTAGGTAGAAGAAGGGATTCTCTCGCTTACTCCCTTTCAAGGACTCGGCAGCAAATCTTCGGGAAAGCCTTGTCTGTTCTGCATCGCAGGTATGTGTATACAAATCTAAGTGTACTCTTTCCTGAAAAGTTTTTAATTGGTTTGACTCGTCTTTCCTGGGTCCTTCTGACTCTCATCCAATCACTGATGCAAATCGGGAGGTTTTTATCTACATGGTACTTTGAGATCAACATTTTACGGATGCAAAGATTTATTATACTTAGTGAATAAAGCTGATacgaaaaatcagtattttccatGAGGAGAGGGAGAACTTTCCACAAACTTCAATGAAAACTccatttttttcacaaaaaacaGACATTTCACAAAATTAATCAATTTTGTCAAAATATAAGTTAAGCATAAAATTTGTGACTAGCCCCACTTATGAGCGCTAATGCTGCTATCTATAGTAACTGTAGCTGTCTGTTAAGGAATGGAAAGCACAGCTTACTTCAGAATTACAGAatgatattttgttttgcttttttttttttttctcctttaagacCTAAATTTAGAATCCGCTTTGGTGGCAAATCGCACTGACCTCTTAGACACTGCGCAGGCTGGGGCTGGGTTACATCTGTGCTCCAGTGAGCAATTGCAAGCTGGTGATGGCGCAAGGTGCAGTGGATGGAAAGCGCCTAGGAAGCAGGAGCTAACAGCACCCCAGCTGTTTGATACGGGAGGAAAAAGCCCTTTTTGTTATACAGTGTTTATTAAGTAGATTCAGTCTTATATATGATATAcagattcaaaagaaaaaaaggattccaCATACTTATGAAATCAGTGCATTTAGCAAGTAATACCATGGAGATAACAGCTTGATTAACAGCTCATTGGTCTTTGTTAAGTGAGGGGAACAGGGAGTTGGCCTGTGCTAATCATTCCacaaacagaacagaattaaGTTGCATCACATATATAATAGACACACATTCtaagaattaaaatattaagcCACATTTACTGGAAAAATCCACAGTATATAACACAAATAACTCTTATCAAGCTCGTTGAGGAGGAAGTGCTCATCTGCTTAAGAGCCACATTAAGTTGCATAGGTGCCTATCTGCAAAAATATCATTTCAAAATGAATCAATTGATTAAGCAATAAAGTGTCACCTTAAAAGCTGGATTAAGTGCCATATGCTTTCTATTTGAGCCCTCTGGAAAGCACTGACTTTCCAAAGAGCTATCTTCTGCTTCGTTTCGGAGCCCCCCGTCTCCCGAGGGAATGTTCTCCTACCATTTTAATGTGGAATTAACATCTTGGGCGATTTAACCATGTTAGTTAAAGTATGTTTCCAATTATGCTGGATGAGTGTTTCCCCCCCGCTTCCTTGCAAACCCCTAGTTGGCTTGATTGCTCTCTTGTTTGAATCCTAAACTGAGCTGAGCAGCTTTCACCTTTGTGCCTCCGATGGCAGGAGGAAGATGGTGAAACAGCAGCACTGCACTATTCTGTCTCTGTTCGGAGTTATTTAGTTAACTTAGCTTCAGACTAATTCTCACTTTGAATTGCAGCCAATTCTTAAACTGACTACTGGAAAAAATATAGTAGCATGTGCAAAAACCAAAACTGCTTATTGTGTTTCAGTTTTGTGGGGTCTTCCTTACGGTAGGTCTGTGTATCAATGCTAGAGTGAGTGAATCTGTGGCTTTATTAAGCAGACGAACTGGGTGAGGTGCATCTTCCTCTTCAACAGCAGGTCTTGCAGAACACACAGGGGCTGGGAGTTCTGTACATGTAAACAGTACACTTTCACTGAGTCCAAAATTAGGAGCAAAAATACAAAGGTTCACATTGGTCTTAGGTAGATACAGGCGAAGAACTGAGCTGTACAGCTCtgaaacaaccaaacaaaagttTCTAAAGCACCACTAAATTATATAAAAATCAGACCATGGACGGATTGTAGTTGGTATTCTGGTGAAATACTATGCTACCTTGTAAAAAGTTTTACAAAAAATTACAAATCAAAAGTATATTAACCCTCTGAGttcaaagcagcatttttttttatttttttttttttaatgaactggtACTAAATCCGACAGCCACTTCTGGGAGAAAAGTGGCCCTTTCGATCGGGGAGGTACAAGTTACATCTGCTTGGAATCCTGGGAACGCTCTCCCATGTTGAAACACTGTCATGGGAACTGAACATCCGGGCAGgatggttgtgttttttttaaaaaaaaaaaggaaaaaaaaagaaaaaaaccctcaatcaCTGATTAGcttttcttaaacaaaacaaagaacatcCAGACCATTTGCTAACCCAGCATTCTCCTTTCACCTCTCAGAAAATCTGGAAAGCCAGTGTATTCTGCTCCTGCTCATTCCTTCTTGTTGAGAATCTAGACTAGCTTCCGAACCCTTTAATGTCTAGTGAGAACACAGGAATGTGGCTGTGAAACAGTCCGGGAGCACAGAAGAGCCACAACTGAGTATGGATCAGTTAAAGAGCACTGAGATGTCCTATGGAGCTCACTCCAAAGAAACTATAAAGCTGCAGCtcacggggggtggggggggatcccTGACCGAAATACGTAGTCAATCCCATTTGTTTCGTAGCTTGTCACAGATGCGGCTGTCACCAGGACTTGGGAAATCTGAGTCTGTACCATTCAGCTGCAAGTTCTGAACGTCAGTTGTTACAACAGGGTGGACTGTTCGCTATCCTTCCTATGCAACCGTGAGGCTCACCTGGCTTCTaccagcagtttaaaaaaagtgtAAGAGCTACTAAACTTTAATACATGCTAAGACAAGTTCAAAGGTGATCTGGtaaagacagctaaaacttgtaTGAATAAAACGTTAAACAAACTAGCTGATGTTGATCTGTTCATAAGCCCCTGGGTAACCTCTTTTTGAGTTAACTGGATGGCAAACTTATGGCTAAATGTTCTCGGTGGCCTCTTAGGGGGAGCAGAGGCAACGACTCTGTTATAGTATCTTAGAGGGAGAGAATTCGGGGACAGCGATTGTCTCTGCCTCTCTTGCTTTAACATTAAGACTTTCACAAATGGCTGTGGTTACATATTTTGTAAAAGGTTTGTTACTTCATGGTAttcacacaaaaataaatatttacataaattcCAAGTATGGGAGGATGCAGTGGACAAACCAAGCAGGCTTGTGAAGTGCTGGGGAAAGCATGAGTCTGAAACCTGGCTCGTGTATGGTGGCTGTTTTTTGATGTCCTGGTCTAGATACCAGCCCCGCTCGCTTGTGTAATTTGGTCAGACAGGATGAAGTACGGGTGTCCTAGAGACGCTTCTGAACAACCATGATGCTCCTTACTCCAGCATTAACTCACATTTAACAAACCACCATCTCATCTCTGCAGGGACACACTGCACAAAATGGCCAGGAATTATGTCCCTTTTTTTCCAACAGCTGGGAAAACTTTAAGGTTTGAGGAAAACAGTCAATGCAATAGTTAATCCCTTCTGGTGCTGGGCCAGGCAAGTCTGTTCTAAAAAGCCAGTGGCTTTCTCTGTTCTAAAACTAAGAATGGGGTATagattttgtttctcttccaGTGTGTTTGGAACATAATTGGTTATAAAG is a window from the Apteryx mantelli isolate bAptMan1 chromosome 18, bAptMan1.hap1, whole genome shotgun sequence genome containing:
- the ASXL1 gene encoding polycomb group protein ASXL1 isoform X3 translates to MLHSNSRGGDGLFYKLPGRISLFTLKKDALQWSRNLSVPEGEELEDTADAESCESNEASTVSGDNDVSLDETSSNASCSTESQSKGPSTARESYRTASQTTKQKKKTGVMLPRVVLTPLKVNGAHMESASGFTGRHADGESSSTSSSSSSSLALCNAAMRSRTEINRDPPQLLRGIRKPTAGQMKRNRGEDIDFETPGSILVNTNLRALINSRTFNALPSHFQQQLLYLLPEVDRQVGADGLMRLSGSALNNEFFTHAAQSWRERLADGEFTHEMQVRIRQEMEKEKRVEQWKEKFFEDYYGQKLGLTQEESQEQNLVQEDAENRTGLSVQGEARLQRGPSTRQRDGHFKKRSRADLRCRARRSLYKTREPEQTEADKETVSVLPDSSFHKETKPERDLKKDDLTSASATVLKPESSELLLSPETSKLHSKSEDLSLVTANRIPSLPQENLARESKDQKRKCFEEAASASFPEKKPRLEDRQSFRNTIESVHPEKPQPTKEEPKVPPIRIQLSRIKPPWVVKGQPAYQICPRIIPNTEPSSRGRTGARTLADIKARALQARAQREAATAAIGGGGGPGGGRSTDKGGGGGESSSHTEHRRSKRTHGKCSSDLQRTQLLSSLHLNGEKANSEVAAQVANINSFNSSRQDPFSSKSEGSSVLECTADSSSGEAQLGDGSPRRQVCDALTGSSFDSPTSERQEESPEQLLCDVRTKTPPCIASQDRQSTKLKCVVPPVNGLSCSQVQGTVISPMGDSRIVSGLKDVSSPIVQLNYHSDVKKNSSSCPSLLPELSSDGKECHEPKMIPRFRFNGSETFMEKRITGSDNSKAMTTGMEKVVPALCNFAHLQAEKENDSKLNNEKQNTESLVKPFLHDDFTSQNRIDASEKVPQLRERQPRTEPENACQLLRETQEFKTSGDDEIQSTHSETTDTASDFEADVADENIEMDICFRNVNSREAAGKDSSCQSNAKRCDRSKLSVETDSLAYVVDFPSVTVMSSLPLPQRWGPRAPLPQKPERRHVPSGSARPISSVETNNPLVMQLLKGNLPLEEVLPVSHSSIKLEITEPPLEKQSESLSLQTERGSSGYFGNESSQDVEIKTSALSRSEDLHSTRPFIDPQEKQCRSGAALPRAEGMENPSIPEKHSKVGSTLSCQDQRANVASASQKPEDMGPRERTLSSCSFEEQKELSKVHRVPEHNPLTSVITSKSPEKVNPSIGPRFLSPNVISFGPNQTGGTSVNKNYAGVQGKKLFGSGFPCNPSVRLHHSRASDQVSTMGTLSPSKQIPLNKSCASGEGMPAVREEWTSKQHTNTLGEIKNENVLACGNPAKNNVENRKDAAQNPVELTEHLQSVPLVMDLPFFKFSRESGKGHNHPLEPSSIPSRLNIKQAFYGKLSKLQLNSTSFNYSSNTPAFPRSLAGSMMQLTHKANFAANHNTSLSVQMFADSSSVEEISFKCSCSLKAMIMCKGCGAFCHDDCIGPSKLCVLCLVVR